From the genome of Bactrocera oleae isolate idBacOlea1 chromosome 2, idBacOlea1, whole genome shotgun sequence, one region includes:
- the LOC106623204 gene encoding uncharacterized protein isoform X1, translating to MLYKKFFGRYMSYCLCCLAFFNNFAQCETGVNSSRRDEITKSTQPPAYVLQNWFTKDKSKLQLKSNSKETKNNVLSRLYGQQSMERRFNTDTVISHDSDTSKMLPKNSHTLNKKMLRKLGFTKVKAPNSHHRKRLAVESRRHSSPDDSHMFIIKLPPNFVYYTNPKGEANSIIDNSQKTNVSTFPFNSNGKPGRIYHWNLPVLQKILGNKQPLPLTDVNGKKYVINFKRFSHFQKPWENDSIEKSYKSNYKKSLKHKSPSYYAPTAAVKKNSFNRYFSGNGKPKGFYVIKENKNRDIYYKNMVL from the exons ATGCTGTACAAGAAATTCTTTGGGCGGTATATGAGCTACTG CTTATGCTGTTTAgcatttttcaacaatttcgcACAATGTGAAACTGGTGTGAACAGCAGTAGGAGAGATGAAATCACAAAATCGACTCAACCACCGGCATATGTACTCCAAAATTGGTTTACTAAAGACAAAAgtaaattgcaattaaaaagcAATTCTAAGGAGACGAAAAATAATGTGCTATCTCGTCTTTATGGACAACAATCGATGGAGCGACGCTTTAACACCGATACTGTTATATCACATGACTCGGATACTTCTAAAATGTTGCCCAAAAACTCTCATACATTAAATAAGAAAATGCTAAG aaAACTGGGTTTTACCAAAGTGAAAGCCCCAAATAGTCACCATAGAAAACGTCTAGCTGTGGAATCAAGACGTCACTCGTCTCCAGATGATTCACATATGTTCATTATAAAACTGCCACcgaattttgtttattacaCAAATCCAAAAGGTGAAGCCAATAGCATAATTGACAACTCACAGAAAACGAAT GTGTCGACCTTTCCGTTTAACTCTAATGGCAAACCGGGACGTATCTACCACTGGAACCTGCCAGTGTTGCAGAAGATTCTCGGAAATAAACAGCCACTACCACTCACTGATGTCAACggcaaaaaatatgttataaatttcaagagattttcacattttcaaaaACCTTGGGAAAATGACAGCATCGAAAAGTCATACAAATCGAATTACAAAAAGTCTCTTAAGCATAAATCGCCCTCTTATTATGCGCCCACTGCCGCAGTTAAGAAAAATAGCTTTAATCGATACTTTTCGGGTAACGGAAAGCCGAAAGGCTTCTatgttataaaagaaaataaaaatagagaCATTTATTATAAGAATATGGTGTTATAA
- the LOC106623204 gene encoding uncharacterized protein isoform X2, giving the protein MMKMLQVNVFVASLCCLAFFNNFAQCETGVNSSRRDEITKSTQPPAYVLQNWFTKDKSKLQLKSNSKETKNNVLSRLYGQQSMERRFNTDTVISHDSDTSKMLPKNSHTLNKKMLRKLGFTKVKAPNSHHRKRLAVESRRHSSPDDSHMFIIKLPPNFVYYTNPKGEANSIIDNSQKTNVSTFPFNSNGKPGRIYHWNLPVLQKILGNKQPLPLTDVNGKKYVINFKRFSHFQKPWENDSIEKSYKSNYKKSLKHKSPSYYAPTAAVKKNSFNRYFSGNGKPKGFYVIKENKNRDIYYKNMVL; this is encoded by the exons CTTATGCTGTTTAgcatttttcaacaatttcgcACAATGTGAAACTGGTGTGAACAGCAGTAGGAGAGATGAAATCACAAAATCGACTCAACCACCGGCATATGTACTCCAAAATTGGTTTACTAAAGACAAAAgtaaattgcaattaaaaagcAATTCTAAGGAGACGAAAAATAATGTGCTATCTCGTCTTTATGGACAACAATCGATGGAGCGACGCTTTAACACCGATACTGTTATATCACATGACTCGGATACTTCTAAAATGTTGCCCAAAAACTCTCATACATTAAATAAGAAAATGCTAAG aaAACTGGGTTTTACCAAAGTGAAAGCCCCAAATAGTCACCATAGAAAACGTCTAGCTGTGGAATCAAGACGTCACTCGTCTCCAGATGATTCACATATGTTCATTATAAAACTGCCACcgaattttgtttattacaCAAATCCAAAAGGTGAAGCCAATAGCATAATTGACAACTCACAGAAAACGAAT GTGTCGACCTTTCCGTTTAACTCTAATGGCAAACCGGGACGTATCTACCACTGGAACCTGCCAGTGTTGCAGAAGATTCTCGGAAATAAACAGCCACTACCACTCACTGATGTCAACggcaaaaaatatgttataaatttcaagagattttcacattttcaaaaACCTTGGGAAAATGACAGCATCGAAAAGTCATACAAATCGAATTACAAAAAGTCTCTTAAGCATAAATCGCCCTCTTATTATGCGCCCACTGCCGCAGTTAAGAAAAATAGCTTTAATCGATACTTTTCGGGTAACGGAAAGCCGAAAGGCTTCTatgttataaaagaaaataaaaatagagaCATTTATTATAAGAATATGGTGTTATAA
- the HSPBAP1 gene encoding HSPB1-associated protein 1, producing MAQTGLNPDTEAHKLRTLILNARKPLVLRNFKMNWKCFEQSLEEWCTNYDKEVNSLTEFELMPCNQGNNTPHWECRRESIQMSLSQFLEKQKTFTDKFWIGLNYQRMNNIPNVLKEGIDFSRLGFSDTTNECNYWLCSTQTNTPCHYDTYGCNIVVQVYGRKSWILFPPNTPLSCTRIPYEESSVYCEENFYAPNTKELQRLSEMHESVYRCILNANDVLVVPRHWWHYVEAVDISFSINYWIPLENDIEEQLKECIVKILIERFVQSGMKEEQKYILNPNQLNEIESDAEIFTILEYLCKNLKTDCSTPKSRRLNVTRHPYQYINEQETQKLIQDLPAGMIECVSPMQRNDYEILLKQNAKRFNATQTNNANPLCDIKRALINSVCAPSVIEQIKKGFFKRYGQ from the exons ATGGCGCAAACTGGCCTTAACCCTGATACGGAAGCACATAAATTACGTACACTGATTTTAAACGCCCGGAAACCGTTGGTGCTTcgtaattttaaaatgaattggAAATGTTTTGAACAATCGCTAGAGGAATGGTGTACAAATTACGACAAAGAAGTGAATTCATTGACGGAATTCGAGCTAATGCCTTGTAACCAAGGAAACAATACGCCACACTGGGAATGCCGCAGAGAATCTATACAAATGAGCTTGtcacaatttttagaaaaacaaaagaCTTTTACAGATAAATTTTGGATTGGATTGAATTATCAAAGAATGAACAATATACCAAATGTGCTTAAAGAAGGTATTGACTTTTCTAGGTTAGGTTTTAGCGATACTACGAACGAGTGTAATTATTGGTTGTGCTCCACACAAACGAATACTCCTTGCCACTATGATACTTACGGATGTAATATAGTCGTACAAGTTTATGGAAG AAAGTCATGGATACTTTTTCCTCCTAACACACCTCTCTCTTGCACAAGAATACCTTATGAAGAATCCAGTGTTTATTGTGAGGAAAATTTTTATGCACCAAATACGAAAGAGCTTCAGCGTTTATCAGAAATGCATGAATCAGTCTACCGGTGCATATTAAATGCGAATGACGTATTAGTCGTGCCCAGACATTGGTGGCATTATGTAGAGGCAGTAGATATCTCATTTAGCATTAATTATTGGATACCTTTAGAGAATGACATAGAAGAACAATTAAAAGAGTGcattgttaaaatattaattgagcGCTTCGTACAAAGTGGAATGAAGGAAGAACAAAAGTATATTCTAAACCCTAATCAG TTGAATGAGATTGAAAGTGATgctgaaatatttacaattttagaaTACTTATGCAAGAACTTAAAAACGGATTGTTCGACGCCAAAATCGCGCAGACTTAATGTAACTCGTCATCCTTATCAATATATAAACGAACAGGAAACTCAAAAACTAATTCAAGATTTACCAGCAGGAATGATAGAATGTGTGTCACCAATGCAAAGAAATGATTATGAAATTTTACTTAAACAAAACGCGAAACGTTTCAATGCAACACAAACCAACAATGCTAATCCTTTATGTGATATTAAAAGAGCGCTGATAAACAGTGTTTGTGCACCGTCGGTTATAGAACAAATCAAAAAGGGCTTTTTTAAGCGCTATGGACAGTAA